CACTTTGGAGGCTGAATGCATGAAGACTGTCGACACTACTTTGGGTGCGATTGCTCGTCCAGGTCGTGTGTATGTTGTCACGGCCTTACCGAAGACCCGTTCAGGCAAGATCGTCCGCCGTGCACTTCAGGCTGTAGCTGAAGGGCGCGATCCTGGTGATATCAGCACCATGGAAGATCAAACCGTTTTAGCTCAAATCAAGACCATCATCGAGCAAAGCGCGAAGTCTTAAAGTCTGTCCAAAATTGGTCACAATAAGCCCCTCAGTCGCGTGACTCAGGGGCTTATTACCTTCTGAGCCTAATTGGCTGGGAATCCAAGGGTTTATACGCAAAACTGGTATCATTACTAGGTTCAAAACTTAATAAATTACCCTAGCGCTTAAAGACACTCACCTCCCGCACAAACAGTCCTGGGTTGGTCTTTTTGGGGTGTTGAGCGTCGGATGGAGCAGGGACTGGAGATGGTTTGTCACCCTTGCTTCCTTCTTTTCCTCCCGCCGTGTTGGCTTTAGCCGACGGCACCGTATTTCCCGGTCTTAGTATTGGCGCCCCTGGCGAAACTACCGGCGAAGTCGTTTTCAATACCGCACTTACTGGCTATCAAGAGATCATCACTGATCCTAGTTACTCACGCCAAATCGTCACCTTGACCTATCCCCACATCGGAAACGTTGGTGTGAATAGTCAAGATGCGGAGTCGGATCAAATTCATGCAGCTGGTCTGGTCGTCAAAGACCTCTCCAAGCGTGTCTCGAACTTCCGCTCTGAAGACAGTCTTGATGGCTACCTCACGAAAGCAGGCGTAGTTGGCATATCTGGTATCGATACTCGCAAACTCACCCGCATTCTGCGTGACAAAGGCGCTCAGTCTGGCGCAATCGTCGCTGGCAAGATGGGTGATGACGTGCAAGCCCTTGGCAAAAAAGCCCTTGAGCTGGCTAAAGCCTTCCCAGGTATGGCAGGCCTAGATCTCGCCAAAGTTGTTACCACCAAGACTCCATATCAATGGCGTGAAGCTGAGTGGGATCTGCATGGCCCTGATGGCAAACCTGCATACAGAACTTTGGATGCAAGTAAGCCAATCAAGAAAGTCGTTGCTTATGACTTCGGTGTGAAGCGCAATATCTTGCGCATGCTCACTGAGCGCGGCTGCGAATTAACTATTGTTCCTGCGCAAACTAGTGCTGCTGAAGTATT
The window above is part of the beta proteobacterium CB genome. Proteins encoded here:
- a CDS encoding carbamoyl-phosphate synthase, small subunit, with protein sequence MSPLLPSFPPAVLALADGTVFPGLSIGAPGETTGEVVFNTALTGYQEIITDPSYSRQIVTLTYPHIGNVGVNSQDAESDQIHAAGLVVKDLSKRVSNFRSEDSLDGYLTKAGVVGISGIDTRKLTRILRDKGAQSGAIVAGKMGDDVQALGKKALELAKAFPGMAGLDLAKVVTTKTPYQWREAEWDLHGPDGKPAYRTLDASKPIKKVVAYDFGVKRNILRMLTERGCELTIVPAQTSAAEVLAMNPDGVFFSNGPGDPGPCDYAIAAAKEIIEKGVPTFGICLGHQIMGLAAGAKTLKMKFGHHGANHPVKDLDTGRVAITSQNHGFAVDANALPDNIRVTHVSLFDGSLQGLAWKDKPALCFQGHPEASPGPHDIAYLFDRFVELMNAAAVGNKEGK